A DNA window from Xyrauchen texanus isolate HMW12.3.18 chromosome 6, RBS_HiC_50CHRs, whole genome shotgun sequence contains the following coding sequences:
- the LOC127645087 gene encoding endophilin-A2-like isoform X2, producing MSVAGLKKQFYKASQLMSEKVGGAEGTKLNEDFKDLERKADITSKAIADVLCKTTEYLQPNPASRARLTMVNTMSKVRGQVKSPGYPQAEGLLGECMLKYGQDMGEDTNFGGALVEMGEAMKRLAEVKDSLDIDVKQNFIDPFQTIVDKDLKDIQHLLKKLEGRRLDYDYKKKRQGKIPDEELRQAVEKFQESKDAAETSMQNLLDTDVEQVSQLAALVESQLQFHRQSVEVLEELAEKMRQRVNQAQSQPRQKRMPVSRPSFDYSEPEDSNGGWNSSASPSTYPSAVSIATDQACCKALYDFEPENDGELKFSEGDVITLTNHIDENWYEGTVHGQTGLFPCNYVEVMVPLKN from the exons TTGATGAGTGAGAAGGTTGGAGGAGCCGAGGGAACCAAACTAAATGAGGACTTCAAAGACCTAGAAAGg AAGGCTGACATCACCAGTAAAGCCATAGCAGACGTGCTCTGCAAAACCACTGAATATCTGCAGCCTAACCCAG CATCGCGAGCGAGACTGACGATGGTGAACACCATGTCTAAGGTGCGCGGGCAGGTGAAAAGCCCAGGTTACCCACAGGCGGAGGGACTTCTGGGCGAGTGTATGCTCAAATATGGCCAAGACATGGGAGAAGACACCAACTTTG GTGGTGCTTTAGTGGAGATGGGAGAGGCCATGAAAAGACTGGCAGAAGTGAAAGACTCTCTGGACATTGATGTCAAACAGAACTTTATCGATCCTTTCCAAACTATAGTCGACAAGGACTTAAAAGACATACAG CATCTCCTAAAAAAACTGGAGGGCCGTCGACTGGATTACGACTACAAAAAGAAACGTCAGGGGAAGATTCCTGACGAGGAGCTCAGGCAGGCGGTGGAGAAGTTCCAAGAGTCCAAAGATGCAGCAGAAACCAGCATGCAGAATCTTCTGGATACTGAC gtggagCAGGTAAGTCAACTTGCAGCTCTTGTAGAATCTCAACTGCAGTTTCACAGACAATCTGTGGAGGTCCTGGAGGAGTTGGCTGAGAAAATGAGACAAAG AGTAAACCAGGCCCAGTCTCAGCCCCGGCAAAAACGAATGCCCGTGTCCAGACCCAGTTTTGATTACTCAGAACCTGAAGACTCTAATGGAGGCTGGAACTCTTCAGCTTCCCCATCTACCTACCCATCTGCAG TCTCCATAGCAACGGATCAAGCATGTTGCAAAGCTTTGTACGACTTTGAGCCAGAGAACGACGGAGAGCTGAAATTCTCCGAGGGCGATGTCATCACGCTGACCAATCATATAGATGAGAACTGGTACGAGGGAACCGTGCACGGCCAGACAGGATTATTCCCCTGTAACTACGTTGAGGTGATGGTGCCCCTGAAAAACTGA
- the LOC127645087 gene encoding endophilin-A2-like isoform X1, which yields MSVAGLKKQFYKASQLMSEKVGGAEGTKLNEDFKDLERKADITSKAIADVLCKTTEYLQPNPASRARLTMVNTMSKVRGQVKSPGYPQAEGLLGECMLKYGQDMGEDTNFGGALVEMGEAMKRLAEVKDSLDIDVKQNFIDPFQTIVDKDLKDIQHLLKKLEGRRLDYDYKKKRQGKIPDEELRQAVEKFQESKDAAETSMQNLLDTDVEQVSQLAALVESQLQFHRQSVEVLEELAEKMRQRVNQAQSQPRQKRMPVSRPSFDYSEPEDSNGGWNSSASPSTYPSAAAPSFNRTSAWQSHNFSIATDQACCKALYDFEPENDGELKFSEGDVITLTNHIDENWYEGTVHGQTGLFPCNYVEVMVPLKN from the exons TTGATGAGTGAGAAGGTTGGAGGAGCCGAGGGAACCAAACTAAATGAGGACTTCAAAGACCTAGAAAGg AAGGCTGACATCACCAGTAAAGCCATAGCAGACGTGCTCTGCAAAACCACTGAATATCTGCAGCCTAACCCAG CATCGCGAGCGAGACTGACGATGGTGAACACCATGTCTAAGGTGCGCGGGCAGGTGAAAAGCCCAGGTTACCCACAGGCGGAGGGACTTCTGGGCGAGTGTATGCTCAAATATGGCCAAGACATGGGAGAAGACACCAACTTTG GTGGTGCTTTAGTGGAGATGGGAGAGGCCATGAAAAGACTGGCAGAAGTGAAAGACTCTCTGGACATTGATGTCAAACAGAACTTTATCGATCCTTTCCAAACTATAGTCGACAAGGACTTAAAAGACATACAG CATCTCCTAAAAAAACTGGAGGGCCGTCGACTGGATTACGACTACAAAAAGAAACGTCAGGGGAAGATTCCTGACGAGGAGCTCAGGCAGGCGGTGGAGAAGTTCCAAGAGTCCAAAGATGCAGCAGAAACCAGCATGCAGAATCTTCTGGATACTGAC gtggagCAGGTAAGTCAACTTGCAGCTCTTGTAGAATCTCAACTGCAGTTTCACAGACAATCTGTGGAGGTCCTGGAGGAGTTGGCTGAGAAAATGAGACAAAG AGTAAACCAGGCCCAGTCTCAGCCCCGGCAAAAACGAATGCCCGTGTCCAGACCCAGTTTTGATTACTCAGAACCTGAAGACTCTAATGGAGGCTGGAACTCTTCAGCTTCCCCATCTACCTACCCATCTGCAG CTGCCCCCTCCTTCAATAGGACATCTGCATGGCAAAGTCATAATT TCTCCATAGCAACGGATCAAGCATGTTGCAAAGCTTTGTACGACTTTGAGCCAGAGAACGACGGAGAGCTGAAATTCTCCGAGGGCGATGTCATCACGCTGACCAATCATATAGATGAGAACTGGTACGAGGGAACCGTGCACGGCCAGACAGGATTATTCCCCTGTAACTACGTTGAGGTGATGGTGCCCCTGAAAAACTGA
- the LOC127645087 gene encoding endophilin-A2-like isoform X3, which yields MVNTMSKVRGQVKSPGYPQAEGLLGECMLKYGQDMGEDTNFGGALVEMGEAMKRLAEVKDSLDIDVKQNFIDPFQTIVDKDLKDIQHLLKKLEGRRLDYDYKKKRQGKIPDEELRQAVEKFQESKDAAETSMQNLLDTDVEQVSQLAALVESQLQFHRQSVEVLEELAEKMRQRVNQAQSQPRQKRMPVSRPSFDYSEPEDSNGGWNSSASPSTYPSAAAPSFNRTSAWQSHNFSIATDQACCKALYDFEPENDGELKFSEGDVITLTNHIDENWYEGTVHGQTGLFPCNYVEVMVPLKN from the exons ATGGTGAACACCATGTCTAAGGTGCGCGGGCAGGTGAAAAGCCCAGGTTACCCACAGGCGGAGGGACTTCTGGGCGAGTGTATGCTCAAATATGGCCAAGACATGGGAGAAGACACCAACTTTG GTGGTGCTTTAGTGGAGATGGGAGAGGCCATGAAAAGACTGGCAGAAGTGAAAGACTCTCTGGACATTGATGTCAAACAGAACTTTATCGATCCTTTCCAAACTATAGTCGACAAGGACTTAAAAGACATACAG CATCTCCTAAAAAAACTGGAGGGCCGTCGACTGGATTACGACTACAAAAAGAAACGTCAGGGGAAGATTCCTGACGAGGAGCTCAGGCAGGCGGTGGAGAAGTTCCAAGAGTCCAAAGATGCAGCAGAAACCAGCATGCAGAATCTTCTGGATACTGAC gtggagCAGGTAAGTCAACTTGCAGCTCTTGTAGAATCTCAACTGCAGTTTCACAGACAATCTGTGGAGGTCCTGGAGGAGTTGGCTGAGAAAATGAGACAAAG AGTAAACCAGGCCCAGTCTCAGCCCCGGCAAAAACGAATGCCCGTGTCCAGACCCAGTTTTGATTACTCAGAACCTGAAGACTCTAATGGAGGCTGGAACTCTTCAGCTTCCCCATCTACCTACCCATCTGCAG CTGCCCCCTCCTTCAATAGGACATCTGCATGGCAAAGTCATAATT TCTCCATAGCAACGGATCAAGCATGTTGCAAAGCTTTGTACGACTTTGAGCCAGAGAACGACGGAGAGCTGAAATTCTCCGAGGGCGATGTCATCACGCTGACCAATCATATAGATGAGAACTGGTACGAGGGAACCGTGCACGGCCAGACAGGATTATTCCCCTGTAACTACGTTGAGGTGATGGTGCCCCTGAAAAACTGA